In the Nitrospira sp. genome, one interval contains:
- a CDS encoding integration host factor subunit beta yields MTKAQIIERVSEQVTTLTKRQAEIVVNTIFDCIRDSLRSGNKTEIRGFGSFRLRARRMKEGRNPKTGATVAVPAKRVPFFKAGKELKELLNK; encoded by the coding sequence ATGACCAAAGCGCAGATTATCGAGCGGGTATCGGAACAGGTCACGACGTTGACGAAACGACAGGCGGAAATCGTGGTCAACACCATTTTCGATTGTATTCGGGACTCGCTGCGAAGCGGCAACAAGACGGAGATTCGGGGATTCGGAAGTTTTCGTCTCCGCGCAAGGCGGATGAAAGAAGGTCGCAACCCCAAGACCGGGGCGACGGTTGCGGTTCCGGCCAAGCGTGTGCCATTCTTCAAGGCAGGCAAGGAACTGAAGGAATTACTCAATAAGTAA
- a CDS encoding 30S ribosomal protein S1 has translation MSTVTPQNEPKLDRDALAAMYEETFRNFEEGTITEGMVVAIGKDKVVVDIGYKSEGMIPADQFSHEELAQLKVGDRLQVYLEECEDADGNLVLSKEKADKMKIWEELEKLHKEEKSIEGKIISRIKGGMMVDIGVKAFLPGSQIDLHPVRDLDSLVGKTFPLKIIKINHRRGNVVVSRRVLLEETRDRRRQTTLSTLKEGQLIQGTVKNITDYGAFIDLGGIDGLLHITDMSWGRVGHPSELFQVSDKVEVTVLKYDRETGRISLGLKQKSADPWTGVAGKYPVGTRVRGRVVSLTDYGAFVELEPGVEGLVHVSEMSWTHEVRHPSRVVSVGDQVEAAVLNIDPGSRKISLGMKQTAPNPWDMIEAKYPAGTRIEGKVKSLTDFGAFVGLEEGIDGLIHISDMSWTKHIKHPSELFKKGQKVDAVVIRIDKEKERLSLGYKQLSRDPWEEQIPNRYRVGDSITGKVSKIADFGLFIELDGDVEGLIHISEVGLDSNVRMEEKFKLQDEVTAKIIKVDREERKIALSLRDHQLDSDRRQVEEFHASQGGIDQSLGRAAKQSRKRKDNQGDSEA, from the coding sequence ATGAGTACTGTCACACCGCAGAACGAACCCAAACTCGATCGCGATGCCTTAGCGGCGATGTATGAGGAAACCTTCCGCAATTTTGAGGAAGGGACCATCACCGAAGGTATGGTGGTCGCCATCGGCAAGGACAAGGTGGTGGTCGATATCGGCTACAAGTCCGAGGGTATGATCCCGGCCGACCAGTTCTCCCATGAGGAATTGGCGCAATTGAAGGTGGGCGATCGCCTCCAGGTGTATCTCGAAGAATGCGAAGATGCCGACGGCAATCTGGTGCTCTCCAAAGAAAAAGCCGACAAGATGAAAATCTGGGAGGAATTGGAGAAGCTCCACAAAGAAGAGAAAAGCATCGAAGGGAAAATTATTTCCCGTATCAAGGGCGGCATGATGGTCGATATCGGCGTCAAGGCGTTCTTGCCCGGCTCACAGATCGATCTGCACCCGGTTCGCGACTTGGACAGCCTGGTCGGGAAGACCTTCCCCCTCAAGATCATCAAGATCAACCATCGCCGCGGCAACGTAGTCGTGTCGCGACGCGTGCTGTTGGAAGAGACGCGCGATCGGCGCCGTCAGACCACCCTGTCCACGCTGAAGGAAGGGCAATTGATTCAAGGTACGGTCAAGAACATCACCGACTACGGAGCGTTCATCGACCTCGGCGGCATCGATGGTCTCTTGCACATCACCGATATGTCCTGGGGACGCGTGGGGCATCCTTCCGAACTGTTCCAGGTCAGCGATAAAGTGGAAGTCACGGTGCTCAAGTATGATCGGGAGACCGGACGTATTTCGCTGGGCCTCAAGCAAAAGTCGGCCGATCCATGGACCGGTGTGGCGGGGAAATACCCGGTGGGGACCCGTGTGCGCGGTCGTGTGGTCAGCCTGACCGACTACGGCGCCTTCGTGGAACTGGAGCCGGGAGTGGAAGGTCTGGTGCATGTGTCTGAGATGTCCTGGACGCACGAAGTGCGCCACCCGTCACGCGTCGTGTCGGTGGGCGATCAGGTCGAAGCGGCTGTGTTGAACATCGATCCGGGCAGCCGGAAGATTTCCTTGGGGATGAAGCAGACGGCTCCCAACCCCTGGGATATGATCGAAGCCAAGTATCCGGCCGGAACGCGCATTGAAGGCAAGGTGAAAAGCCTGACCGATTTCGGTGCCTTCGTCGGCCTGGAAGAAGGCATCGATGGTTTGATTCACATCTCCGACATGTCCTGGACCAAGCACATCAAGCATCCGTCCGAGCTCTTCAAGAAGGGCCAGAAGGTGGATGCCGTGGTGATTCGCATCGACAAGGAAAAGGAGCGCCTCTCGCTGGGCTACAAGCAATTGTCTCGTGACCCGTGGGAAGAGCAGATTCCGAACCGCTACCGCGTGGGTGACAGCATCACCGGCAAGGTCAGCAAGATTGCCGATTTCGGGCTCTTTATTGAGCTCGATGGCGATGTCGAGGGTCTGATTCATATCAGTGAAGTCGGTCTGGATTCGAACGTTCGCATGGAAGAGAAGTTCAAATTGCAGGACGAAGTCACGGCGAAGATCATCAAGGTGGATCGCGAAGAGCGGAAGATCGCGCTCAGTCTGCGTGATCATCAGTTGGATTCGGATCGGCGTCAGGTGGAAGAATTCCACGCCTCCCAGGGTGGGATCGACCAGAGCCTGGGACGCGCGGCCAAGCAGAGCCGGAAGCGCAAAGACAACCAGGGCGATTCGGAAGCCTAA
- the aroA gene encoding 3-phosphoshikimate 1-carboxyvinyltransferase, producing the protein MASLTITPGRPLKGTLIVPGDKSVTHRAIILTALAEGASTVKAYCRGEDCLNTMRAFQSLGVRIEETPDSLTVHGKGMWGLTEPFGPIDCGNSGTGIRLMAGLLAGQDFFTVLTGDESIRRRPMGRVVKPLRTMGATIAGRKGGELAPLAITGSRLKGISYVSPVASAQIKSSLLFAALYADGLTTISEPRLSRDHTERMFAYFGIPFQREGCTVRIEGRPSVRWAGKSVVVPGDLSAAAFFLVGASIVPDSDVTIRGVGMNPTRTGLVAILQQMGAHIEVLSPREEAGEPVADLRVRSRPLRGVRIGPDQIPQTIDEFPILCVAAAVAEGETVITGAEELRVKESDRIATMAKELRAMGARIEERPDGMVIQGLGRQGSNGALTGATCESHGDHRVAMSVAIGALTATQTTQIHDTACIETSFPGFDGKLLELLTDSGNRL; encoded by the coding sequence ATGGCATCGTTGACGATTACTCCAGGGCGTCCGTTGAAGGGCACTCTTATCGTGCCGGGAGATAAGTCCGTCACCCATCGGGCCATCATCCTCACCGCCTTGGCCGAAGGGGCGAGCACCGTGAAGGCCTATTGTCGCGGCGAAGATTGTTTGAATACCATGCGTGCCTTCCAGTCGCTGGGCGTGCGGATCGAAGAGACGCCGGACTCGTTGACCGTCCATGGCAAAGGCATGTGGGGATTGACGGAACCGTTCGGTCCCATCGATTGCGGCAATTCCGGGACCGGTATCCGGTTGATGGCGGGGCTGCTGGCCGGGCAGGATTTTTTCACGGTCCTCACCGGAGACGAATCCATTCGGCGACGTCCCATGGGACGTGTGGTGAAGCCGCTACGAACGATGGGCGCGACCATTGCTGGCCGGAAAGGTGGTGAACTTGCGCCTCTGGCCATCACCGGAAGCAGACTCAAGGGCATCTCCTATGTGTCGCCGGTCGCGAGTGCTCAGATCAAATCGTCACTCCTGTTTGCTGCGCTCTATGCCGACGGCCTCACGACGATCTCCGAGCCGCGACTCTCGCGGGACCACACCGAACGCATGTTTGCCTATTTCGGGATCCCGTTCCAACGAGAGGGCTGCACCGTCCGAATCGAAGGGCGCCCCTCTGTCCGCTGGGCCGGGAAGTCGGTGGTGGTGCCTGGGGATCTTTCGGCCGCGGCATTTTTCCTGGTCGGGGCTTCGATTGTGCCGGATTCCGATGTGACGATTCGTGGAGTGGGCATGAATCCGACCCGAACCGGATTGGTGGCGATCCTTCAACAGATGGGTGCGCACATCGAGGTGCTCAGTCCTCGTGAGGAGGCCGGAGAGCCGGTGGCGGATTTGCGGGTGCGGTCCAGGCCGCTGCGCGGCGTGCGGATCGGGCCCGATCAAATTCCGCAGACCATCGATGAATTCCCTATCCTGTGTGTGGCTGCTGCCGTGGCGGAGGGGGAGACGGTGATCACCGGCGCCGAGGAATTGCGAGTGAAAGAAAGTGATCGAATCGCGACGATGGCCAAGGAACTGCGAGCCATGGGTGCGCGGATCGAAGAGCGGCCCGATGGCATGGTCATCCAGGGATTGGGGCGCCAGGGGAGCAATGGGGCGCTGACTGGAGCAACATGCGAAAGCCATGGAGACCATCGCGTCGCAATGTCCGTCGCCATCGGCGCGTTGACCGCCACGCAGACGACTCAGATTCACGATACCGCCTGCATTGAAACGTCGTTTCCGGGCTTTGACGGTAAGCTCTTGGAACTGTTGACTGATTCTGGGAACCGTTTATAG
- a CDS encoding VCBS repeat-containing protein, giving the protein MTVDSLARKLPFRCRLALVLLTCVPLLSACSKGDSYVPPDPFYYFASYPVGKNPTTVTTADFNRDQITDLITTNISSNSISLLFGNGDGTFRDQVQVKVCQEPRSLAVKDFNHDDQLDVVLACSGGDQVSILLGRGNGKFEEGPQYPVHRAPVSVSSEDVNGDGHPDLAVALRNDKVKIFLGNGRGEFRPGMQYEYGDTPTSLALKDLNQDGKPDLVVTNGGPMLSAVSVWIGNGDGTFRDPKDYKTGKRPLGVSFADFNNDHLPDLLVINGEGDSFTTFLGNGNGTFQPGKDSGADASPNFGVAHDFDGDHIADVAIVNLQSTDLSILFGRGDGTFHYPPRNYRTKNGPFAVASYRVSADNAEEPGLVTADNGAGSVSVFLHHGRMRPAASGTAE; this is encoded by the coding sequence ATGACCGTCGACAGTCTGGCCAGGAAGCTCCCGTTCAGATGCCGTCTCGCGCTCGTGCTTCTGACCTGCGTGCCGCTGCTATCTGCCTGTTCAAAGGGCGATTCCTACGTTCCTCCGGACCCCTTCTACTATTTTGCCAGTTACCCCGTTGGGAAGAATCCGACAACGGTCACCACGGCGGATTTCAATCGCGATCAAATTACCGACCTGATCACCACAAACATCTCCAGTAACTCCATCTCGCTCCTGTTTGGCAACGGCGATGGAACCTTTCGCGACCAGGTGCAGGTCAAAGTCTGCCAGGAGCCGCGCTCCCTTGCGGTGAAGGATTTCAATCACGACGATCAGCTCGATGTGGTCCTGGCCTGCTCCGGTGGCGATCAGGTCTCCATTCTATTGGGGCGTGGTAACGGAAAGTTCGAGGAGGGGCCACAGTATCCTGTGCATCGAGCGCCGGTCTCCGTATCGAGTGAAGACGTCAATGGCGACGGGCACCCTGATTTGGCTGTGGCCCTCCGCAACGACAAAGTGAAGATTTTTCTCGGTAACGGGCGGGGAGAATTTCGACCGGGGATGCAGTATGAATATGGGGATACGCCCACCTCCCTCGCACTGAAGGATCTCAATCAGGACGGCAAGCCTGATTTGGTCGTGACAAACGGGGGGCCGATGCTGAGCGCCGTGTCGGTGTGGATCGGCAACGGCGACGGGACGTTTCGGGACCCGAAAGATTACAAGACCGGAAAGCGGCCTCTGGGGGTCAGTTTTGCCGACTTCAATAATGACCACTTGCCGGACCTGCTCGTGATCAATGGAGAAGGGGACAGCTTCACCACGTTTCTGGGCAACGGCAACGGGACGTTTCAACCGGGGAAGGATTCTGGTGCGGATGCCAGCCCCAATTTCGGGGTGGCCCATGATTTCGACGGAGACCATATCGCGGATGTGGCCATCGTCAACTTGCAGTCTACCGACCTCTCCATCTTATTCGGGCGCGGCGACGGCACCTTCCATTACCCACCCCGCAACTACCGAACAAAGAATGGGCCCTTCGCGGTAGCGAGTTATCGCGTCTCCGCTGACAATGCGGAAGAGCCGGGGTTAGTGACGGCGGACAACGGGGCCGGCAGCGTCTCCGTGTTTCTCCATCATGGGCGGATGCGGCCTGCCGCCTCCGGAACCGCGGAGTGA
- a CDS encoding group 1 truncated hemoglobin: protein MSARNYCGIGLVVLGVAGLLGGCADTGGVKGSAPSMAGATATKSLYERLGGKPAIAAVVDQFVANVAADGRINNRFASTDIPKLKGHLVDQVCQATGGPCQYQGRDMKRTHLGMQISSADFGALVQDLVAALDAFHVPAGEKSELLGMLGSMKGDIVELP, encoded by the coding sequence ATGTCGGCAAGGAACTATTGTGGAATCGGACTGGTGGTGTTGGGCGTTGCGGGACTGCTCGGCGGCTGCGCGGACACCGGTGGGGTGAAGGGCTCAGCACCGTCAATGGCCGGTGCAACGGCGACGAAGTCGTTGTATGAACGCCTCGGGGGCAAGCCGGCCATTGCTGCGGTCGTCGACCAATTTGTGGCGAACGTTGCCGCGGATGGGCGCATCAACAACCGGTTTGCCAGCACGGATATTCCCAAGCTGAAGGGGCATCTCGTCGATCAGGTGTGCCAGGCCACCGGAGGCCCGTGCCAGTATCAGGGGCGGGATATGAAGCGCACCCATCTTGGCATGCAGATCAGCTCTGCGGACTTCGGGGCGTTGGTCCAGGATCTCGTGGCGGCGCTGGATGCCTTTCATGTGCCGGCCGGTGAGAAGAGTGAGCTGTTGGGGATGCTTGGGTCGATGAAGGGCGACATCGTCGAATTGCCGTAA
- the sppA gene encoding signal peptide peptidase SppA: MGPQADTAVPSKRSMLRRIFWAIIIGVGALMLINALLPDLDFSGQDRVAIIRIEGVILDAQSTISELKQYSENPLVKAIVLRIDSPGGGVVPSQEIHDAVKRVKNKSNKAVIASMGTVAASGGYYIAAATDRIIANPGTLTGSIGVIMEMANFEGLMKKVGVEGVVIKSGRFKDVGSPLRKMSDEERKLLQSVMDDVHHQFIQAVADGRALEVSDVEPLADGRIYTGRQAKEARLVDELGDLDDAIHIAADIAGMEGEPKVVEPRKRFSFRDIIESRWASVFPKLELDTGVKLKYLMAF, translated from the coding sequence ATGGGGCCACAAGCAGACACCGCGGTTCCATCCAAGCGGAGCATGCTGCGCCGGATTTTCTGGGCGATCATCATCGGGGTGGGCGCGTTGATGCTCATCAACGCGCTCCTCCCCGACCTCGATTTTTCGGGACAGGATCGGGTGGCCATCATTCGTATCGAAGGGGTTATCCTTGATGCCCAATCGACGATCAGCGAGTTGAAGCAATACAGCGAGAATCCGCTGGTCAAAGCCATCGTCTTGCGCATCGATAGTCCGGGGGGCGGAGTCGTGCCCTCGCAGGAAATACACGATGCGGTGAAGCGGGTGAAGAATAAGAGTAACAAAGCGGTGATCGCCTCCATGGGGACGGTGGCCGCGTCCGGCGGATATTACATTGCCGCGGCCACCGACCGAATCATCGCTAATCCCGGGACCCTGACCGGGAGTATCGGTGTGATCATGGAGATGGCGAACTTCGAAGGCCTGATGAAAAAAGTCGGCGTCGAAGGGGTGGTCATCAAGAGCGGGCGCTTCAAGGATGTCGGCTCGCCCTTGCGCAAGATGAGCGATGAGGAACGCAAACTCCTGCAATCCGTGATGGACGATGTGCATCACCAATTTATCCAAGCCGTGGCCGATGGCCGGGCATTGGAAGTATCCGATGTGGAGCCGCTGGCCGATGGGCGGATTTACACCGGGCGTCAGGCCAAAGAGGCGCGCCTGGTCGACGAATTGGGCGATCTCGATGACGCCATTCATATCGCGGCGGACATCGCCGGTATGGAAGGCGAGCCGAAAGTCGTGGAGCCGCGCAAGCGATTCTCATTTCGAGACATCATCGAATCACGGTGGGCGTCGGTCTTCCCGAAGTTGGAATTGGATACCGGCGTCAAACTGAAATACCTGATGGCGTTCTGA
- a CDS encoding 1-acyl-sn-glycerol-3-phosphate acyltransferase, with protein MSSALYGLLWVLSRTIGWVCFRYRTVGTVPRDGGFLIASNHASYLDIPLLGCGIPRRVWYMGRHDLFPIPLLNGLLQALGWIPLRIGRLDREAFSKAVSLVQEGKAVAIFPEGGRTMTGALKPGKPGIGVIVSQTGCRVIPAHIGGTFDVLPPGATWPRFRRVTVSYGAPLDFSSDAARLEGKAFYQHVSRTVMAKIAELGQVPNPGDGPAQAGTSQDTAATPRAQSCNAE; from the coding sequence GTGAGCTCCGCACTGTATGGCCTGTTGTGGGTCCTGTCTCGTACGATCGGATGGGTGTGTTTCCGGTATCGTACGGTCGGCACAGTGCCGCGGGATGGTGGATTTCTGATCGCGTCGAATCATGCCAGTTACCTGGATATTCCGCTGCTCGGCTGCGGCATTCCCAGGCGGGTGTGGTACATGGGGCGGCACGATCTGTTTCCGATTCCGTTGCTCAACGGGCTGTTGCAGGCATTAGGGTGGATTCCGTTGCGGATCGGGCGTCTGGATCGGGAGGCCTTTAGCAAGGCCGTTTCGCTGGTGCAGGAAGGCAAGGCGGTCGCCATTTTCCCCGAAGGGGGACGGACCATGACCGGTGCGTTGAAGCCCGGCAAGCCGGGTATCGGTGTGATTGTGTCGCAGACGGGCTGTCGGGTGATCCCCGCGCATATCGGCGGTACCTTTGACGTCCTCCCGCCTGGCGCCACGTGGCCGAGGTTCCGCCGGGTTACGGTGTCGTATGGAGCACCGTTGGATTTCTCTTCCGATGCCGCACGGTTGGAAGGGAAGGCATTTTATCAACATGTCAGTCGGACGGTGATGGCGAAGATCGCAGAACTCGGACAGGTTCCGAATCCGGGGGACGGGCCGGCCCAAGCCGGAACATCTCAGGATACTGCCGCCACACCAAGAGCCCAGTCTTGCAACGCTGAGTAA
- a CDS encoding Glu/Leu/Phe/Val dehydrogenase, which translates to MTELDTHTFRLAVAQFNEAAEAMHLDTNLRERLKLPQRSLIVSVPVRMDDGRVEVFTGYRVQHDTARGPSKGGIRYHPGVCLGEVAALSMWMTWKCALADLPYGGAKGGVKVDPKQLSRGELQRLTRRYAAEIFPLIGPDKDVPAPDVGTDQQVMAWIMDTYSQQVGYAVQGVVTGKPLSIGGSLGREEATGRGVVYVTLEALRHLKLDVSQATVAIQGFGNVGSHTALIMQHAGARIVAVSDVSGGLYNPKGLDIPELLRRYREKQEPLSESKLGEPITNEDLLQLDCTVLIPAALSEQITGANAGKLRCRILAEGANGPTTLEADRILTDKGIFIIPDILANSGGVIVSYFEWVQDVQRFFWKAKDIQDRLQDIITSAFHRTLQFSVQRRTTMRMAALMSGIDKVAQAHLQRGLYP; encoded by the coding sequence ATGACTGAACTAGATACCCACACGTTCCGCCTGGCCGTCGCCCAATTCAATGAGGCGGCCGAAGCGATGCACCTGGATACCAACCTGCGCGAGCGGCTCAAACTGCCGCAGCGGTCGCTGATCGTGAGTGTGCCCGTACGGATGGATGATGGCCGAGTCGAGGTCTTCACCGGTTATCGCGTCCAGCACGATACGGCCAGAGGCCCGTCCAAAGGCGGCATCCGCTATCATCCCGGAGTCTGCTTGGGAGAAGTCGCCGCCCTTTCCATGTGGATGACGTGGAAATGCGCGCTCGCCGACCTCCCTTACGGCGGGGCGAAAGGCGGCGTCAAGGTGGATCCGAAACAGTTGAGCCGAGGTGAACTTCAACGCCTGACACGCCGGTATGCCGCGGAGATTTTCCCCTTGATCGGCCCGGATAAAGACGTGCCTGCGCCGGACGTGGGCACGGATCAACAGGTGATGGCGTGGATTATGGACACCTACAGCCAGCAGGTCGGGTATGCGGTGCAAGGCGTGGTCACGGGCAAACCGCTCTCCATCGGCGGCAGCCTCGGCAGGGAAGAAGCCACAGGCCGCGGGGTCGTGTATGTCACCCTCGAAGCCCTACGGCACCTGAAATTGGATGTCAGCCAGGCCACCGTTGCGATCCAAGGGTTCGGCAACGTCGGTTCTCACACCGCCCTGATCATGCAACACGCAGGAGCACGGATCGTGGCCGTGAGCGACGTAAGCGGAGGCCTCTACAACCCCAAGGGCTTGGACATTCCGGAGCTCCTCCGCCGTTATCGCGAGAAACAGGAGCCACTGAGCGAGAGCAAGCTCGGAGAGCCGATCACCAACGAGGACCTGCTGCAATTGGACTGCACCGTCCTGATTCCCGCCGCCCTTTCAGAGCAAATCACCGGTGCCAACGCGGGCAAATTGCGTTGCCGGATTCTGGCGGAGGGCGCCAATGGCCCGACTACGCTGGAAGCCGATCGTATCCTGACCGACAAAGGCATCTTCATCATCCCGGACATTCTGGCGAATTCAGGCGGGGTCATCGTTTCGTATTTTGAATGGGTGCAGGATGTGCAACGGTTCTTCTGGAAAGCGAAGGACATTCAGGATCGGCTCCAGGACATCATCACCAGCGCGTTTCATCGCACTCTCCAGTTCTCGGTTCAGCGACGGACGACGATGCGCATGGCGGCCTTGATGTCAGGCATCGATAAGGTCGCGCAAGCCCATCTCCAACGCGGACTCTACCCATGA
- a CDS encoding (d)CMP kinase, with translation MSERGDADRTKRGLIIAIDGPAGVGKSTVARLLARQLGYLYLDTGALYRAIAWKVRDMGVSPDDPLAIAAVLPKTTLQMACGPEQSHVLLDGRDITGELRTPGVTALASMVSAIPAVREWLLPVQRKIGAEGCVVAEGRDIGTKVFPQADVKFFLEADAEVRATRRHLELVAAGHSVQFDQTKRDLTGRDDRDRSRAVAPLIPAPDAEHIDTSSLPVDAVVAHMMAVVAARL, from the coding sequence GTGTCTGAGCGTGGGGACGCGGACCGGACAAAACGCGGATTGATCATCGCGATCGATGGTCCGGCAGGAGTGGGCAAGAGTACGGTGGCACGGCTCCTTGCCAGACAACTCGGATACCTCTATTTGGATACCGGGGCATTATACCGGGCAATTGCCTGGAAGGTGCGGGATATGGGCGTGAGTCCCGATGATCCGCTCGCCATCGCGGCAGTGTTGCCGAAGACGACCTTGCAGATGGCTTGCGGACCGGAGCAGTCTCACGTGCTCTTGGATGGCCGCGACATTACTGGTGAATTACGCACCCCCGGCGTGACGGCGCTGGCGTCCATGGTCTCAGCCATTCCAGCCGTTCGCGAATGGTTGTTGCCGGTGCAGCGGAAGATCGGCGCCGAGGGGTGTGTGGTCGCCGAAGGCCGGGATATCGGAACCAAGGTCTTTCCTCAAGCCGACGTGAAGTTTTTTCTGGAAGCCGATGCCGAGGTTCGCGCGACCAGACGGCATCTCGAATTGGTGGCGGCCGGTCACTCGGTGCAGTTTGATCAGACCAAGCGCGACCTGACCGGGCGGGATGATCGGGATCGTTCTCGTGCGGTGGCGCCCTTGATACCGGCGCCCGATGCGGAACACATCGATACCTCGAGTCTGCCGGTGGACGCGGTTGTGGCTCATATGATGGCAGTAGTTGCGGCGCGATTGTGA
- a CDS encoding D-alanyl-D-alanine carboxypeptidase: MKRAWQTWSMGGFAILLSFSASWSGQALALDSDVDDEVITVPYDPRPVPTAKQAHHSLRWRHVPAHSILLKELKTGTTLYQFESEKRLSPASLTKIMSALVILEHGHLDDEVTVSPKAARAHKTHLRLRTGQIFRLEDLLKAMLIMSANDACLAASEHVGGDEARFVDLMNAKAVALGLTNTHFSNACGFDAPEHYSTAEDLAKLSEIAMHHPVFKELVREEREIIMPINEHRAYVLRTTNRLLGRIPGVQGVKTGFTSKAGRCLIAKVSQDGSDLLLVILNSKRRWNTATSLINYGLRLSDSRAALTR, translated from the coding sequence ATGAAGCGAGCATGGCAGACCTGGTCGATGGGTGGCTTCGCGATTCTTCTCTCTTTCTCCGCCTCATGGAGTGGTCAGGCTCTCGCCCTCGACAGTGACGTGGATGATGAAGTCATCACCGTCCCCTACGATCCCAGACCTGTGCCCACGGCCAAGCAAGCTCATCACAGCCTCCGGTGGCGCCACGTTCCTGCACACAGCATTTTGCTCAAAGAGTTGAAGACGGGCACCACGCTGTATCAGTTCGAAAGTGAAAAGCGATTGTCGCCGGCCAGCCTGACCAAGATCATGTCGGCGTTGGTCATTCTGGAGCACGGACATTTAGATGACGAGGTCACCGTCAGTCCAAAGGCAGCCCGCGCGCACAAGACACATCTGCGCCTGCGAACCGGCCAGATCTTCCGTTTGGAGGATCTGTTGAAGGCCATGTTGATCATGTCGGCCAATGATGCCTGTCTGGCGGCCAGTGAGCATGTGGGCGGGGACGAGGCGCGATTCGTCGACCTTATGAATGCCAAGGCGGTTGCGCTGGGGCTCACGAATACTCACTTCAGTAACGCCTGCGGCTTCGATGCGCCGGAACACTATTCGACGGCGGAAGACCTGGCGAAACTGAGCGAAATCGCCATGCACCATCCTGTTTTCAAAGAATTGGTCCGTGAAGAGCGCGAGATCATTATGCCGATCAACGAGCATCGAGCCTATGTGCTGCGTACGACGAACCGGCTGTTGGGCCGGATTCCTGGGGTGCAGGGGGTGAAGACGGGTTTCACGTCCAAGGCGGGTCGGTGTCTCATCGCGAAAGTCTCCCAGGATGGGAGCGATCTGCTCCTCGTGATTCTGAATTCCAAGCGTCGCTGGAATACGGCGACAAGCCTCATCAATTACGGCTTGCGACTCAGCGACAGTCGCGCCGCGCTCACTCGATAG
- a CDS encoding LysR family transcriptional regulator: MELRQIHYFMAVATHQNFSRAAEQVHVSQPSLSIQIGGLERELGTRLFDRLGRKVVLTQAGELFRVHAERALRELDQAAQVVHELLGAKRGRLVVGTLSTVNSYLIAPLVSRFKQRFPEIHLQVHAQPSSDIVNGLLANRLDIGICLLPLTHPHMTTVPLFQERLALIAPTSMSIGKSRARMQDLARLPLVLMPVDYCLRKMVEAECAKAGVHPQVVLEMSSPEGILQAVAEGTGATILPELYVRSRLPAARLQVIDLYDPTPSHTVGLAYLTKRYRGLAAEEFATLCQSTMQDLQATVAPPRTITPAKRASGRKAALRSPRSVRNATLASVTGTTLKVRQRVG, encoded by the coding sequence ATGGAACTGCGGCAAATTCACTACTTCATGGCTGTGGCCACGCATCAGAACTTCAGTCGGGCCGCAGAACAGGTGCATGTCTCACAGCCCTCACTGTCGATTCAGATCGGCGGCCTCGAACGGGAATTGGGTACCCGTCTGTTTGACCGATTGGGACGAAAGGTGGTCTTAACCCAGGCAGGCGAATTGTTTCGCGTGCACGCAGAGCGAGCTCTCCGGGAATTGGATCAAGCCGCCCAAGTGGTCCACGAGCTGCTCGGAGCCAAGCGCGGCCGCCTGGTGGTCGGCACCTTGTCGACCGTCAACTCCTATCTGATCGCCCCGCTCGTCTCCCGCTTCAAGCAGCGGTTCCCCGAAATCCATCTGCAGGTGCACGCCCAGCCATCCTCCGACATCGTCAACGGGCTCCTTGCCAACCGCCTCGATATCGGAATCTGCCTCCTGCCGCTCACGCACCCCCACATGACCACCGTTCCCCTGTTCCAAGAACGGCTCGCCCTCATTGCCCCAACGAGCATGAGTATCGGAAAGTCCCGTGCCCGAATGCAGGATCTCGCACGACTGCCGTTGGTGTTGATGCCGGTAGATTATTGCCTGCGCAAAATGGTCGAAGCGGAATGCGCCAAAGCCGGCGTACATCCGCAGGTGGTCTTGGAGATGAGTTCGCCGGAAGGTATTCTGCAAGCGGTGGCGGAAGGTACCGGAGCGACCATTCTTCCGGAACTCTATGTCCGCTCTCGGCTGCCCGCGGCGCGACTGCAGGTGATTGATCTGTACGACCCCACGCCGAGCCACACCGTCGGGCTGGCCTACCTCACGAAACGATACCGCGGGCTTGCCGCCGAAGAATTTGCGACTCTGTGTCAGAGCACCATGCAGGATTTGCAGGCAACCGTTGCGCCTCCTCGCACGATCACACCCGCGAAGCGTGCCTCCGGCCGAAAGGCCGCGTTACGTTCGCCAAGATCGGTTCGGAACGCCACGCTTGCCTCAGTCACGGGCACGACCTTGAAAGTCAGACAGCGCGTTGGATAG